The Microcaecilia unicolor chromosome 6, aMicUni1.1, whole genome shotgun sequence genome includes a window with the following:
- the TREX1 gene encoding three-prime repair exonuclease 1, which yields MYSKHNLPRKPFQTYVFMDLEATGLPFSRPRIAELCLIAVSRHALENTEYSNTFRSVPVFPRVVDKLSLCVNPQKPFTPVASTITGLSNDLLNTNSRQCFNIHIIHMLEAFLKRQPAPMCFVAHNGYNYDFPLLKAELNGIGFSVLNDVYCADSLAAMKALDKANNHFYQFAGQQSISGRKTYSLEGLYLKFFKENPADSHTAEGDTIALIAIFQWRAKDLISWMDLNAKQFDEIKTMFKDPLKEQTKLVSPAKALWKIKPTQSHFLPEDRVLTSRTYRFYDENSRSLKNKGLDAEEQYSLPLFNWLTNNHFTVTHFMITVVIVLIVLICISL from the coding sequence ATGTATTCAAAACACAATCTCCCACGGAAACCCTTTCAAACGTATGTGTTCATGGACTTGGAAGCAACTGGTCTTCCATTCTCAAGGCCCCGAATTGCAGAGCTTTGTCTCATTGCAGTGAGCAGACATGCATTGGAGAACACCGAATACAGCAACACCTTTCGATCAGTTCCAGTTTTTCCTCGTGTTGTGGACAAACTCAGCCTTTGTGTGAACCCACAAAAGCCTTTCACACCAGTGGCAAGCACGATCACAGGGTTGAGCAATGACCTACTGAATACCAACAGCAGACAGTgtttcaacatccacatcatTCACATGCTTGAAGCCTTCCTCAAACGGCAACCAGCACCCATGTGTTTTGTCGCCCACAACGGATATAACTATGACTTTCCACTGTTGAAAGCTGAGCTGAATGGAATAGGTTTCTCAGTATTGAATGATGTTTACTGTGCGGATAGTTTGGCTGCAATGAAGGCCTTAGACAAAGCCAACAACCACTTTTATCAGTTCGCAGGCCAACAGAGCATCTCAGGTAGAAAGACGTACAGTCTTGAGGGCTTGTATTTAAAGTTCTTTAAAGAGAACCCAGCAGATTCTCACACTGCAGAAGGAGATACCATCGCTCTGATAGCCATCTTCCAGTGGAGAGCCAAAGACCTCATTAGTTGGATGGATTTAAACGCAAAGCAGTTTGATGAAATTAAAACCATGTTTAAGGATCCATTAAAGGAGCAAACAAAACTGGTTTCTCCAGCAAAAGCACTTTGGAAAATTAAACCAACACAGTCTCACTTCTTACCTGAGGATAGGGTGCTTACATCCAGAACTTACAGATTTTATGATGAAAATAGTAGGAGTTTGAAGAACAAAGGCTTGGATGCAGAGGAGCAGTATTCCTTACCTTTGTTTAATTGGTTAACAAATAATCACTTTACTGTTACACATTTCATGATTACTGTTGTCATTGTTCTAATAGTTCTAATTTGTATAAGTCTGTAA